The sequence ACTATATGGTCATGATTATCATTCATTAATAGCTAATGGTAGGATTACCATGACAATCTAACGGACCCAAATTGTGTCCTTGTGGCACGTGCATGTTCAATTGGCTATCATCATTATGCCTGATCGCAGTTTTTGCGACCCTCTGCGCGGCATTTGCGCAGCCCTTTGCGCGCCCGTTGCCCGGCATATGTGCAGCTCTTTGTGCGCTCGTTGCGCGGCCATGCAGTTTTATGCCTCCATTGGCGCGACCCTTTGCGTAGTTAGATGGAGAGTTCAACATATCATCGATGGTTTGAACTCCGTCAATTCAGGATTTATTGAAACAAATGAATTACTGCACTATGTTGGTGATCCAATGATTTGTTTGGGAAGTCGGTGGTTCTTGAGTGTAGTAGCCGTCATGGCTAGTTGCGGCTTATTCGATCATTTAATTGATTTGTACATAATTCATTTTCATCCCATTATAATACACGTCGAAACTGATAATATTTATCAGGATTGTATTTCGGACGCGTTTGCGTGATATTGGGAAAGATTTGAAAAACCGCATGCTATTTTAGTGGGAAGACACACGGTTACGCCTAAAATTTTGCGTCTAACATACACATGATATATAtgtcaaaataatatatatcatcTCATACCTCCTTCTGATAgaacattcatactttataattAATATTGGTATGAGGGCTAGTTATAGCGAGCAATATGTTACGCAAGGTACAATGTGTCTCACTTATTATGTGTTACGTACACGTTGCATTTGCGTCATTGCGACTTCGCGTAAGGGCATGACCGCAGTTTATTGCAATACTCCATGCAGCGATTTGCAGAAGCATTCCCGGCTAATTTGCATGGCTCTTGGCGGCTAATTTGCAGTACATTCCGCGGCTGCTTCGCATCAGTTCACTGCTGATTTGTAGCAGCCTTCACAACTGATTTGCGCAGTCCTTTGCAACCTTTGCGTGTAGGTACGGTATGTCGCAGATTATAGGTGTGGCACTCTATGCAGTTCTTTGCACACTCATTTGCATAGTGCTTTACACGTTTCTTTGCGCATTAACATTCGTGGTTCTTTGCACAATTCTTTGGGCATCGCATTACGCGGTCATTAGTACACTCCCATCTATCTACAATGGTAAATTGTAGTATTTTGATTCCTATTTAAACTCCATACGCGTTTATTGCCCCTAAAGGTGGTGTCAACTTAATGTTGGATTTCAACACCACAAAATACTTTCGTAATATTGAAATGGGGGCTAGCATTGTGCTAGGTTAGTAGTGGGAAAGATGTGTTCCATTGTCATGTGCGGCCGTACAACTTATTTTTGGTGGCCAGTTGCACAATATGTGTTCTTAGGAATATCTCCCTTTTAGGAGGAGCATCATTATGCCTCTATATAACACCGGGTCGCTCCCGTTTCATGTTTCGTTGTGTCGTCGTTGACTATACTAGTTTGTCGGAACTGACGCACTTCATTACCTTCTTTATGGTAAAGGCATGGAGTTGTGACGCAAATATTCCGCAACACGCTTCAACAATACACGGTATCTTTCCATACTACTTTTACGCGTTGTCATTTATGGCATTAATCCCGCATAGCACCATTCGCGCTTCTCGCGACTCTATTGTACGTTGTACATACTTAGATCAACCATACATTGCACCTCAGCGGCTCCGCATAAGCCCATGGCTGCAATTTGTTCGTGAGAGTTGCAACACACAACACATTGCACACTTTTCTTAGCGTCATGGCGGCTCCTCGTAAGTCCATGACCGCAGTTTCTGTGATCCGCGCACATTGCGCCATGGTGGCCTCGCATAAGCCCATGGCCGCAGTTTTACTTCACGCACCTTGCATAGGTCTTTGAGCGATTATTTGTGCAGGCTCTTTTGCACAACGCAATGCGCGGTCTTCTCTATGCCCCTTTTGCGCGCCCATTCGAGCGTAGTTCTTTATGTAATGCTTTTTGCAGTTCTTTTCTATTAGAATTTCTATGCGCGTTTATGTATCACCCTTGAAAGTTGTGCCAACTTAATGTTGGATTTCAACACCACTAAATACTTAGTAGTATTGAAATGGGGGCTACCAGGATATATGGCTTCAACTGATAGGGAAGGTTTGTTTCTTTTAGCAAAGACCCTAAGCCGGAAGTACCTTTACGCATTTTGCTTTGCGCCATGGCGGCTCTGCGTAAGTCCATGGCCGCGGTTTATTCATACGATGTGCAACACGCAACACGCTGCGTATGTGTTGCACACACTTCACTTTGCGCCAAGGCGGCTCCGCGTAAGCCCGTGGCGATGTAGTTCATTTGTGCATTACGCACATTGCATAAGACCATGGTGGCTCCGCATAAATCCATGGCCGCATCTTATTTGGCATGCGACGACATTAAAGAGATGTAATATATAGCTAGTTGGACTTGATCACCCAAATTATTAGCTTATGTTCTTTACAACCACGATACACCTCTTCTTCATATGGCTTCTTGCCTACTTCCTTGCCTACAATTGTCTTCTTGATTGCCTACTTCCTATACGGGTTTTTCCCGGTTTGTTACATGGTTGCAATCATTCGACGGAGGATGCAATATTACGTAGATCATACTCTATCGAATCGATAGTCGAGTTACGtagaccatcatcatcatcattcgtggtTAAGGTTAACAGGAGAGTCTCTCGCGACGGTAACCTACAACCTTCACGGGGCCATCGATCAAAGAACGTTATCGATGGTGGACTTAACATTTAACCACCCCATCGATATCATCATATTGAtctgggttattcacggtagccggaccggagagttaaattctaagatccttaaaccccacattACTCACAATCCCGCTAGAATTGTCTACGGTTTACGAACCGAAGAGTGGAATTCTGTTATCCTCAAAACTCTATTGTTCATGGCAAGATAAAACGCGTCGCGGATATAATAACTTTCAAATGCCAATAAATCTCTCGCACATATTTTATCAATAGTTTAttgtgcggttcctgcctacttaaggggtgtcctctagcccccgtgcggcagaagcctgtttggttacaaggctagaatataacggcaggtgaagggaattgggtttcccctagccaagcgccacgcagactaaaaggctgccaagtcgacttaaaatacgagcattggtttgcttgtgcatatTAAATTATCCTATGTATTGGTTTACTTGGGgaaactcttaagtataaaaacattggtttgtttttagttagcATTGCTTTACCACACAACTAAGTGCACCCCTAGTACGTGACAGAGCAAATGATGCTGTAACTTATGAGTATAAACTTTTTTCGTGCGGACTCGCACACGGGCTTTttgttaaaatattggtttattttacgcagcgcCCGAAATTGTGCATAAGTTTTGGTTAACTTCTGCGCACATTGTGTGAATTGTCTTAATTCGCGATGATAGGCAATTACAATCAAATGCATAAATGTCCATGATTACGCTGCGTAAGTGCATGGTTACTTGATACCCCTCACAAATATGTGGTAAGGATTCTCAATATGACTCTGAGATTGGACTTCGCGAGTCTGAGATGCCTTGTATACTACAAGTTCCGACCAACTAGTTGTTTCAAGATGTCACTTTGACGTGGTCTTATTTACAGTTCGCCATGACATGTTTTCACATTTCATACCAAACTGGGGGGAGTGATGGTATACTATCAGTATCCCTTCAGTTTTGTTTTTTCTACATCGCTGCTTTGTGCACTGCGGGTGGTAGTGGAAGTTAGCATGCTCACATCGTTGCATTGCATTAAGCGCAAGGACGCATCGCGAGTAGCTGTGGTTAATATGCATGCGTCACATTTGGTCGTATCATGCATGAATGCAATGCGCGGGCTATGTCGCGCATAGTTATGATGTGCGGGCCGTACTGTGCAGGGTTCCACCCTAAGGATTCTCACTCATCGCACGACCGCATGGCGTGCGGAATTATTACATCGCGTCATCACATTATTATTCATTATGCGTTGCGCTTGACTTCGTAGTCGGTGCGGGTTATGTgatgagttatttgcggtggcataTTTGTAACTTCGATATGACATTACTATGTcacaccgaacttgggggacttgatgatgtGCGGAGCCCATCGGGCCGAGTAATTGGACTTGGTCCATGGGCCGCGGTCAAGTCTTCCTCCTAAACCCTAATTCCCTCTTATAAATAGAGGGGTAATCTAAGCATTTAGGGTAGACAATTCTCTCTAGGGTTTTTCCCTCGCCGCCAATCGGAGCACCATCCATTGACCGGCGGTCAGCccttggccaccctcccgagatcatcatctcggctagggttatcacggtatcCGGACCGGAGGCTAACGTCGCTGAATCTAATAAAACCCCCTCTATTGCACTCAAGTATGTTTCTAGCCCTAGgcggaaatatgcttgatcatgtTGAATGTCATGTATTCCATATGATAAATCTATACTGATCAATTTAAAAATAGAGAATTCACACATTTTTTAATAGATGTAACAAAAATTTTGGAACATGCCAAATATATAAGAAACAGAAAGGGCCAACAATTAGCTTTTCTCTTACAAGGAAAAGTTTGTCCTGATTTTCAAACTACTACTACTTACCCTCATTTTTCAGGAAAAAAGATGATTTTTTTTCCTGATATAATATCTGTAAAAAAAGTATTTTATTATGAAAAGATGAATGAATCACTGCTACCATAAGTGACACATATTTGTCATATTGGTGATATTAACAGACTGAATATCATGACATGATAATATGTTCATATCAGATCCAGTAATTTGGTAATGTAATCAGGATCTATTCCTAATGCCTTTCGAGCTTCCTCATACACTTATCGCTTAAATTTCCTGTAGTTCCATACTTCCATTGCCATTGTTAAAACAAGTTCAATTCAAACCGACTTTAAAGGAGCTTGAAATATCCTCAGTCGGTATTAATATCAAACTTGAAGGCAGATCATATACATGTTGAAACAATTTGTATAATTTGTACTACCTTCTTTATTTTCACACAGTTTTGAAAAATCCTACTAACTTCATTATCCACCAAATAAAAATCTTCTCCATCCAGAATAACCTCTTATGATTGGTTGAAATAGAAAATGAACGTTTGCAATGGGACATCTTCAAATAGTAAGGTGGACAAAAGTCAAAACTCTACTTAGTATTATAAGATTTGTCATCAGTTAATGTAAAATAACTAACTAGTCAATGAAGGCTCAAAGGTGAACATCATCATTAATCTCCATAAAGACTTGTATTGCAACATAACATTGATAATTACAAAATTGAACAATAAACAAATCACTTCAAACGCGATCTTTGTTATAATTGAACTGCATACCATAATCCACTAAGTTAGACAAACGCGGGTGATCATACCTTCTCACTACCATTTCCATCGTTATCACTGTCAACAAATCCTTGCTTAAACCTATCATAATTTGTCGGTTCGCTATACTCAAAAGGTCGTTGACCAAGTATGCTGACCAAGTCTTCTTGATGTAACACTTCCTTCTCAAGCAACTGCTCTGCAAGCTGAGCTACTTGCTCTTTATGTTCCTCGATAAGTTCCAACGTACGTTTGTATGCTTTAGCAACCCATTCTCTCACTTCATTGTCAATAATTGCAGAAGTTTTGCTGCTGTATGGCTTCGTTATCTCAAAAGCATTGTCATTTTGAGGAAACGACAGAAGACCGACTTTCTCACTAAAACCATACACTGCTACTTGAGCATATGTCATTTTCGTCACCTTTTCCAAGTCGTTCTGTGCTCCAGTTGAGATCTTTCCAATCAAAACCTGCAAAGGTTGGAAAAGTCACGAGACGGAAACAAGTCGGTCAAGACTTCGAAATGACTAGTCGGTCAAGTCGGGGTCGAGTCGGGCGTTAActtttagtaatatatattaaaacaaatatatATTACACATAAACATATCAGACATAAATATTTCAAATGTAGTTATTTCAAACATACGTAAAGGGCACGAAATCTGagtataaaaatattataattttgaCCTAAATCTGACTGACTTTGACCTGTCTTTTTAGTGTTGACCGCCTATTAGGCATTTTTGAGCGAAACGAGGCGAGCTAGTCACCAAACCGACTAGTCGGCCGAGATGGTCGCTGTTTGCAACACTGGTTCTTGCACAGTAATCACAATTACATTAACACTATGAAAATTTAAAAAGCATTGGTTTTATGTTTACCTGCTCAGCTGCTCGGCCACCGAGTGTCATGCAAGTCATGTCGAAAAGCTGCTCTTTGGTCATCAATAGGTTCTCATTAGGGACATACTGTGCGAAACCAAGTGCAGCAGTACCTCGAGGAACAATTGTGACTTTTAGCAATGGTTCTGCATGTTCCAAAAACCAACCCGCAACAGCATGGCCTGATTCATGATATGCAACAGTCTTCCGTTCCAATTTACTAATAACCTGTCAAAGAAGTTATTAATCATCACTCCAGCGCAGTTTGTGCAACGAATGTATTTACTATGCCACACGTCTTGTGGGTAATTTTAGCGTAATGTGAATTACTCGGAACCAAATCATTAATTAAAATACGTTATATAACAAGTTCGCAAGTGCGGTGTGCACACTTGTTTGACTATGCTGGAACTGCCACCAGATAGTGGGGGCCCAGGGGAAGGGGCAGCACCTGTACCCCGTAATTGGGGCCCAAAATTATTATCACACCTGTTACATTTCTTCTAATATCAAACAGATTAACAGGATGACTCAAGTAAAAAAGGCCGAAATCCAGATTGTGCAGGGGGGTAAGAGGTATTTAACAGGTACTCTTATAGCACGTGTTGGTCCACAATAACTTTCTTTAGAAAGTTGTTTACTTTTTCGATAAAATAATTTTAAGAAAAATATTGTCTCAATACTAATCTAAGTTCTAGAAAACATGGCTGGGGAGGTTTTAAGAATTAAAAATACACTTTGGAGACATTTTGTTCAAACCAATTCTTAGCTAACATTTAAATTGTACTCATTTCCCAGATAAATATAAAACTAAACCTGGTTAAAACAATTTATTTATTACGTTTATATATTATAAGTAAATGAAAAGAAAATGGCAACTCGAACTACATACCTTGTTCTTCTTCTCCAAACCTCCAATAACCCTATCTATAGCTGCCTCAAAGTGTTCCATCGTAATCACAACACTCTCGCACCTCGCAGCAATTAAAGCAGCTTCATTGCAAACATTAGCAATATCAGCTCCAGCGAATCCAGGTGTCAGTGCAGCAAGCCTCTGAGAATAATGCGACGGCTTTTCATCAAGCTTCAACTTCTTCAAATATATAGTAAATATTTGCTCACGGCCTTTAATATCAGGTTTATCTATTGAAATTTGACGGTCAAAACGACCGGGCCTCAACAAGGCTTTGTCTAGAATATCGGGCCTATTTGTACCTGCAAGTACAACAACTCCAGAAGTGGTTCCAAATCCATCCATTTCTACCAGTAACTGATTTAATGTACTCTCACGCTCATCATTTCCACCCGAAAAACCACCACGGCCTCTGGCCCGCCCAATTGCATCGATCTCATCGATGAATATTATGCTTGGTGCACATTGTCTTGCCTCTTGAAATAAGCTTCGGACCCTTGCGGGTCCTACTCCAACAAACATTTCCATGAAATCGGAACCGGATATGGATAAGAAAGGTACTTCTGATTCGCCTGCTGTTGCTTTGGCAAGAAGCGTTTTTCCTGTCCCGGGTGGGCCCACAAGAAGAGCTCCTTTCGGGATTTTTGCTCCCAACTCCTCGTATTTTTTAGGGTTTTTCAAAAAATGGACAAACTCCATGATTTCTTGCTTTGCCTCGTCACACCCAGCTACATCTTTAAAATATACCTGATCATCATcaaaaaaaaatttacaaaaaaagaaaagaaaaaaaaaaggagttGGTGGATATTAATACAGAATGTTGATGGTATATGGGGGTGTTTGGCTTAGTGATTAGAAGATAATTATTTGATTATAACGTTTTCAAATCATAAATAGCTAATTAATAGTGTTCGGCAAATTCAACTTTAAAACCATTTAATTGTGATTTGAGAGACTCAAAATGTGAAAATGAAGAGCAGGTCACACCTCTTAATGTAGAAAAACATGATTATTAGATTATCTGATCCTTTCCTTTACCTCCTATTTTTCTTCCTAATCGGTTGTTAATTTATCAAGTAATCTGATTTACCAAACACTTACAAAACTGATTATCAGATTATTGCGTAATTAAACAgcataatcaaatccaaacaccATTATTAACATCATCAACTCTATTTTAGTTTATTTCAGGCAGACAAATATTTTCGCCCTATAAAAACCATCACACTTTAGAAATTTTTGATAAAAAACCTCAATACTACAATGAAACTGAAAACCAAATTGACTTTTTCACATGACATGAATTGAAGTTTTAATGGTCTTTCTCTAGGTAGATAAAAAAAAAAAGCCGGCCACCTGATATACATATTAACCAAAAGTTAATTACCTTGTTTTTGGAATTTTTATCCAATTTTGTAACTTGTGCTTTTCCAATGTTAAAGATTCCACGGCCACCTTTTCCACCTGAGCCAACATTGATATTCATTCTTCGGCCCAAGAAATATAAGGTTCCTAAAAGCAACAGTGTGGGAGCAAACTTTACTAATTCCAGAACCCAATTCGTTTCATCGGAATACGTTACGGGGATGTAATCATGTGGATCTATTCCTAATGCCTCTTGAGCTTCCTCAAGTTTCTCCTCAAATGTATCAACACTTCCAATATTGAAATAGTATTTGTACTGGCTATTATTTCCTCTAGCCCTATTTTCAATGTTTGGACTCTTGATACTTTCATCATTGCTTTGGATTGTATTAGAATATGAGCTCTTTACGTACACTTTAGCAACCGATTTGTTGGAGACAACAATATGGTCCACCAAACCAGGTTCTAGAAGCCTGTTTTTAAACTCCTGAAAACTGATCTGAAAATGGGAGAACACAAATCTAACGCTTTAATTCACGTGAATGACATGTCAACATAAAGTATCCTAAATCTAGTACAGATTGATATGGATTAGATTACTAACTTCAGCATGATAACTTTTAAAAGGTCTGAGTTTTTATCACTTTCATAAAATTTAGGGGCTTTCATTTGCAAAGAAATGTGGTAAACCAAACAAGATCAAACCAATGTTGGTTACATTTTCAAGCAATTAGCCCCTTAGAATATAATGAACACTGCAAAACAATTGAATATAGAATATTCGTATTCGTATAtacaataaaaaataaataaaaataaacaataCCTGTTTCTGTTCCTGAGGATTCGTAAATATTGTTGACAACACAAAAGCAAAAAATAGCAAAGGTGAGATTATATTTTGATATTTCTTGAACTTATCGCCATCATCATTCTTACCCGAGTCACCTAGTACCACATAATTGGATGTTATTAATCATAGGACACACAAGGAGAAAGTAAGAAAAAAGCAACAATACAAACATTATACTAATAAATGTTACACCATGGTTCATAATATAATGTTCCTAAATAGATAGGCAACAGTTGGCTGAAATCATTAAAGCTGAAATCATAATGTGTACACATACCTTTAGAGCCCGATTTGCGATCTTCCCCTTTCGGTACCTCTTTCTTTTCATTCGGGTAATAATTTTCGTAATCTACACAGTCCCATTTCCAAGAATATTCAGTCTTCAAACTTACACAAACGCAACACGATAAACCTCAAAATCCAtttcatcatttttatttttaactaTTAATATCCACAGCTTACaaaaatacatatgaattataagTATGTAGCACGCACAGATACAACCTATTTTTAACAGTAAGAACTTTCATATGAAACAAATCATTtgcctataataattattataattataattataagtataattCAGTAATTAAATAACAAAACTGCTAACTTCGGTGCTTCATTGCAAAACAGTCTTGGAAGCCCTAAATTTTTAGAAATAAAATTAGCATCGTTATAACCGCATATTTTAGGGTTAATAATTGCGGTCAAGTAGCTCCTCACGAGGCCAGGTCCATCATCAATGCAAACATTTGTGGATGATGATTCAGCTAAAAGAGATCCTCGAACATTCTGCAAATCAAACCACCAATTTAGatgaagattatcattattattgtacaaGTTAAATGATTTGATTATTAAGATGGAAATGGAAAATTACTCGTTTGAATGAAGAGTGAGATGAGGAACGAGAAAGATGACGTGAAATTCGTGTGAAAATCATTGTGTGTGaatgaaggatgatgatgattcAGTAGCTCATCATGTCACGGATTGATGATAGCTTAACCCTTGAAATTGAATTGAAATTGATATTTGCTTTTTAGCTTTAAAaccttttaaattaattaattaatttatttattggtttaattattagtttaaatttaaattaaataaattaataaattaaaagataaaaatataaatataaatattaagtctTCTCTTTTTCTTTAGAAAGCGTCGATATTTATCCGATCCGATCGATAAAAATGAATACCGATGATTTAAATCGATGATAAGTTGATACAAATATGAATATAGATTATACGAAAAAAAATGGTAAATCGGATATAAATTACATTTTATTAtgcacatacatatttatttatcatctgaaatacatatataatatagatatttaCATATGTACTAACATTTATACAtacatacttatacatatacactaTAAAGTATTGGACATCTCTCATACATACTTACTCATCGATACTAACTGCCTTATCAACAGTTTTACACGAAGACTAATTCAAAATTAAATCACTCTCAACCATTACATACTTACTCAAATAATTGAGActcaatatattatttatataacttataattatctattattaattattaatattattattttaaaattcatgttattatcattattatttatttattatcattaaaaactaaaacaaattaaaAAATCGCACATTATCTTATTTTATTACTCGTATTATATTTACTATTTAAAAAACGTCAAACTTCACGTTTCCTTCTTTTACAGCACTAACCCATATCTATAATCTATCTATAACGTATAATATATCTCGTGCATGTGTGCTGACGTGTTAGCCTGACATTAATCTGTCTATGTAGCATCTTAGGTGTAATTCTCTCATTAATCAGAGTAATTAGTCACTAATTAAGATATTACGTGTGAAATGAACATACACATGGAACTGTCATTAGATGTAGAAACCCCAAAACTTATTCCACCAAAGTTTATGACGCCTCTCTTCTCCTACGGTGACTCTGCATCCCATAGCCTACAAACCCTAAAATATTACTTAATTACTTATGAGATTCGtggtttataataatatcataacatGGAATCTCCTATGGTGTAAGATGTATAGAAGTTGTTGCAGGCGATGCGTTTATCAAATATATTAATGACCGATATAAGTACGTGAATCATCTTTGCTCCACTCTCAAAGTAATCTTCATACCTCAAAAATCTATGTATGAAAATATTACTTAAATGTATATTTTGCCTAAAAGGATTTGTAAACCTTATTATTACTGTATATGTAAAAGTAAAAGAAGTATCACCAAGAGTAGCAACAATGATGGAAGAACTAAGAATAGCAAAAGCTGAAGCTTATGCTACTCATGCCAAAACAACAGTTTATAAAGCATCTATTATTGCCAAGAACGCATTAATTTTGTATGTTTCTATTTATCTGCAGAAACTCGAGAAATCAAACCTATCATGTTTGAGTGATTGAAATTGGGGTTTGATTTTGCTTTAAATGTAGATTTTGATTTGTTTTTATCAATTAAATTGCGTTTTGATTCGATGATGTTGTTTAGAGGTTAAaaaagttagggtttgtgttaggtaTGGATTGAGTGAATGAAAGATGTGAAGTGGTAAAGAAGATGGATAAAAAGACAGAAATACCCCTCACATGTATGACACATGGCTTAACGGATCTTTTTAACGGTTGTTACTAACAAGGACCACCAACACCTATTtagtaaaccacagggaccaaaTACCACGAAAACGAAGTTCAAATACCAAACAACtcatttcatgtaaaccacaggTATCAACGACACAATTTTCTCTAAAATTTATGTTAAATACTTTATAAATAAATTTGTATTTAATattaaatttgaataaaaataaatCTATTTATTTAATTGTTTTACTCCGTAATTCAGTAAATTACTTATTTTAATcattaaaaattttaatttaaaaatataaactgacCGACTTATATCATACCACTCCTGGTCTATAGAAACCTTGACGCGTTTATTCTACTACAATCATGAAGCTTCCATTGGCATCCTAAAATCATTGATCACGGAGTATCATCCTATCCTTTGTTTATATTTGTCTGGCTATTTATATAGCTTCCTGCTGATTTTACAGAAACTAAACACATCTTGTAttttttagggtttaaatttaaattttttaaTCGACTGAAAGAAAAGAATCATACAGTAATGGCGAAAGAAGGACCTAACTGGGACGGTTTGCTCAAGTGGAGTATTGCTAATTCCGATGGTACTCGAAACCCTAGAAACTTAAGGTATTATTGCTTTCTCATGATTTCATTTAATTCGTTTAAAATTAATTTCTGCAGTTATTTGATATTTATGGAATCTATGCCCATAAATTTTAGCCTTTAAGCAATATAATATTGATTTGAAGTTTTAGTTATCATATATGTATGCTGCTGTTTAATTTGATTCCTTAAGATTGTATTACCATGTTTAATTGCTTTAGGTTATGACTGCTAAATTTTTAAGCATATTTTAAGGATTGGCCAAATTGTTAAAAAAAATCGATTTGTTTTTTATTTGAAGTTATCAAGTAGAATGCCCAAAAATAGCCTATAAGTTATATCATTGAGTTGTATTTTCTAAAAAATCGATTTTCAGAAATTTTAACCTTTAAGcaacataatataatataatataatataataaatttgATTTGAACTTTTTATCATATATGTATGCTGCTGTTTCATTTGATTCTTCAAGATTGTATTACTATATTTGATTGCTTTATATTTGATTGCTTTAGGTTATGACTGCAGACTGCTAAAATTTCTAAGCATATTTAAGGATTGGCCAAGTTGTTCAACATTTGTTTTCTATATCATTGATTctaaaaaactgattttttttcttAAATATGTAGGAATTATTATTAGGATTGTAGTTATTTAGTTAATAGTAGTGTAAAATAAATGTCATGTAAGTGACTTCGTTGGCTTGTGACGCATACTGAATCATACgagtattatttatttatgtttgctATTTTTATATAGTGAGGAGGATCGAAAATGGTTCATGGAAGCAATGCAAGCTCAAACGATAGATGTGATCAAGCGTATGAAAGAAATAACTCTTGTTATGCAAACCCCTGATATTATCTTGCAGGAACAGGGTGTAACACCAACAGATATTGAAG comes from Rutidosis leptorrhynchoides isolate AG116_Rl617_1_P2 chromosome 4, CSIRO_AGI_Rlap_v1, whole genome shotgun sequence and encodes:
- the LOC139845128 gene encoding ATP-dependent zinc metalloprotease FTSH 8, mitochondrial-like, with the protein product MIFTRISRHLSRSSSHSSFKRNVRGSLLAESSSTNVCIDDGPGLVRSYLTAIINPKICGYNDANFISKNLGLPRLFCNEAPNLKTEYSWKWDCVDYENYYPNEKKEVPKGEDRKSGSKGDSGKNDDGDKFKKYQNIISPLLFFAFVLSTIFTNPQEQKQISFQEFKNRLLEPGLVDHIVVSNKSVAKVYVKSSYSNTIQSNDESIKSPNIENRARGNNSQYKYYFNIGSVDTFEEKLEEAQEALGIDPHDYIPVTYSDETNWVLELVKFAPTLLLLGTLYFLGRRMNINVGSGGKGGRGIFNIGKAQVTKLDKNSKNKVYFKDVAGCDEAKQEIMEFVHFLKNPKKYEELGAKIPKGALLVGPPGTGKTLLAKATAGESEVPFLSISGSDFMEMFVGVGPARVRSLFQEARQCAPSIIFIDEIDAIGRARGRGGFSGGNDERESTLNQLLVEMDGFGTTSGVVVLAGTNRPDILDKALLRPGRFDRQISIDKPDIKGREQIFTIYLKKLKLDEKPSHYSQRLAALTPGFAGADIANVCNEAALIAARCESVVITMEHFEAAIDRVIGGLEKKNKVISKLERKTVAYHESGHAVAGWFLEHAEPLLKVTIVPRGTAALGFAQYVPNENLLMTKEQLFDMTCMTLGGRAAEQVLIGKISTGAQNDLEKVTKMTYAQVAVYGFSEKVGLLSFPQNDNAFEITKPYSSKTSAIIDNEVREWVAKAYKRTLELIEEHKEQVAQLAEQLLEKEVLHQEDLVSILGQRPFEYSEPTNYDRFKQGFVDSDNDGNGSEKV